A single window of Streptomyces cathayae DNA harbors:
- the ctaD gene encoding cytochrome c oxidase subunit I: MSILNESQGAATAVASYENELPVRRKQPGNIVVKWLTTTDHKTIGTMYLVTSFAFFCIGGILALVMRAELARPGLQIMSNEQFNQAFTMHGTIMLLMFATPLFVGFANWIMPLQIGAPDVAFPRLNMFAYWLYLFGSLIAIGGFLTPDGAASFGWTGYAPLSDAVRSVGAGSDMWIMGLTLQGFGTILGSVNFITTIICMRAPGMTMFRLPIFTWNVLLTGVLVLLAFPVLAAALFALEYDRKFGAHIFDATNGGALLWQHLFWFFGHPEVYIIALPFFGIVSEIVPVFSRKPIFGYMGLVGATIAIAGLSVTVWAHHMYATGGVLLPFFSFMTFLIAIPTGVKFFNWVGTMWKGSLSFETPMLWSIGFLVTFLFGGLTGVILASPPLDFHVTDSYFVVAHFHYVVFGTVVFAMFAGFHFWWPKFTGKMLDERLGKITFWTLFIGFHGTFLIQHWLGAEGMPRRYSDYLAADGFTALNTVSTIASFLLGMSLLPFFYNIWKTAKYGEKIEVDDPWGYGRSLEWATSCPPPRHNFLTLPRIRSESPAFDLHHPEIAALDQLENADHGEKALSGGKEAGK, from the coding sequence GTGAGCATCCTCAACGAATCCCAGGGTGCCGCGACAGCTGTGGCCTCCTATGAGAACGAGCTGCCGGTCCGGCGCAAGCAGCCCGGCAACATCGTGGTCAAGTGGCTGACGACCACGGACCACAAGACGATCGGCACCATGTACCTGGTGACGTCGTTCGCGTTCTTCTGCATCGGCGGCATCCTCGCGCTGGTGATGCGCGCGGAACTCGCCCGGCCCGGACTGCAGATCATGTCGAACGAGCAGTTCAACCAGGCGTTCACGATGCACGGCACGATCATGCTGCTGATGTTCGCGACGCCGCTGTTCGTCGGCTTCGCGAACTGGATCATGCCGCTGCAGATCGGCGCGCCCGATGTGGCGTTCCCGCGGCTGAACATGTTCGCCTACTGGCTCTACCTGTTCGGCTCGCTGATCGCGATCGGCGGTTTCCTCACCCCGGACGGGGCCGCCAGCTTCGGCTGGACCGGCTACGCCCCGCTCTCGGACGCGGTCCGCTCGGTGGGTGCCGGCTCCGACATGTGGATCATGGGTCTGACCCTCCAGGGCTTCGGCACCATCCTGGGCTCGGTCAACTTCATCACCACGATCATCTGCATGCGCGCTCCGGGCATGACGATGTTCCGTCTGCCGATCTTCACCTGGAACGTGCTGCTGACCGGTGTCCTGGTCCTGCTCGCCTTCCCGGTGCTGGCCGCCGCGCTGTTCGCGCTCGAGTACGACCGGAAGTTCGGCGCGCACATCTTCGACGCCACCAACGGCGGGGCGCTGCTGTGGCAGCACCTGTTCTGGTTCTTCGGCCACCCCGAGGTGTACATCATCGCGCTGCCGTTCTTCGGCATCGTGAGTGAGATCGTGCCGGTCTTCTCCCGCAAGCCGATCTTCGGCTACATGGGTCTGGTCGGCGCGACCATCGCCATCGCGGGTCTGTCGGTGACGGTGTGGGCGCACCACATGTACGCCACCGGCGGGGTGCTGCTGCCGTTCTTCTCCTTCATGACCTTCCTGATCGCCATTCCCACCGGGGTGAAGTTCTTCAACTGGGTCGGCACCATGTGGAAGGGGTCGCTGAGCTTCGAGACGCCGATGCTCTGGTCCATCGGCTTCCTGGTGACCTTCCTGTTCGGCGGTCTGACCGGTGTCATCCTGGCCTCGCCGCCGCTGGACTTCCACGTCACCGACTCGTACTTCGTGGTGGCGCACTTCCACTACGTGGTGTTCGGCACCGTCGTCTTCGCGATGTTCGCCGGCTTCCACTTCTGGTGGCCGAAGTTCACCGGCAAGATGCTCGACGAACGGCTCGGCAAGATCACCTTCTGGACGCTGTTCATCGGCTTCCACGGCACCTTCCTGATCCAGCACTGGCTGGGCGCCGAGGGCATGCCGCGCCGGTACTCGGACTACCTGGCGGCCGACGGCTTCACCGCGCTGAACACGGTCTCCACGATCGCCTCGTTCCTGCTCGGCATGTCGCTGCTGCCGTTCTTCTACAACATCTGGAAGACGGCCAAGTACGGCGAGAAGATCGAGGTCGACGACCCGTGGGGCTACGGCCGCTCCCTGGAGTGGGCCACCTCGTGCCCGCCGCCGCGGCACAACTTCCTCACCCTGCCCCGGATCCGCTCCGAATCCCCGGCCTTCGACCTGCACCACCCGGAGATCGCCGCCCTCGACCAGCTCGAGAACGCCGATCACGGTGAGAAGGCCCTCTCCGGTGGCAAGGAGGCCGGCAAGTGA
- a CDS encoding carbohydrate kinase family protein: MRIAVTGSIATDHLMTFPGRFSDQLVADQLHTVSLSFLVDQLDVRRGGVGANIAFGMGQLGTRPILVGAAGPDFDEYRAWLDRHGVDTASVRISETLHTARFVCTTDAEHNQIGSFYTGAMSEARLIELKTVADRVGGLDLVSIGADDPEAMLRHTEECRSRGIPFAADFSQQIARMNGEEIRILLDGATYLFSNEYEKGLIETKTGWTDAEILARVGHRVTTLGARGVRIERAGEDPVEVGCAQEERKTDPTGVGDAFRAGFLSGLAWGVSLERAAQIGCMLATLVIETVGTQEYQLRRAHFMERFAQAYGDEPAAEVRKHLA, encoded by the coding sequence GTGCGCATCGCAGTCACCGGCTCCATCGCCACCGACCACCTCATGACGTTCCCCGGGCGCTTCTCCGACCAGCTCGTCGCGGACCAGTTGCACACGGTCTCGCTGTCCTTCCTGGTCGACCAGCTCGACGTGCGCCGGGGCGGCGTGGGCGCGAACATCGCCTTCGGCATGGGCCAGCTCGGCACCCGGCCGATCCTCGTCGGCGCCGCGGGCCCCGACTTCGACGAGTACCGGGCCTGGCTGGACCGGCACGGCGTCGACACCGCGTCCGTCCGCATCTCGGAGACGCTGCACACCGCCCGCTTCGTGTGCACCACGGACGCCGAGCACAACCAGATCGGCTCCTTCTACACGGGCGCGATGAGCGAGGCCCGGCTGATCGAGCTGAAGACCGTCGCCGACCGGGTGGGCGGCCTCGACCTGGTCTCCATCGGCGCCGACGACCCGGAGGCCATGCTCCGGCACACCGAGGAGTGCCGCTCGCGCGGCATCCCGTTCGCCGCCGACTTCTCCCAGCAGATCGCCCGGATGAACGGGGAGGAGATCCGCATACTGCTGGACGGGGCGACCTACCTCTTCTCCAACGAGTACGAGAAGGGGCTCATCGAGACCAAGACGGGCTGGACCGACGCGGAGATCCTCGCCAGGGTCGGCCACCGCGTCACCACCCTCGGCGCCCGGGGCGTACGCATCGAACGCGCCGGTGAGGACCCCGTCGAGGTCGGCTGCGCCCAGGAGGAGCGCAAGACGGACCCGACCGGCGTGGGCGACGCCTTCCGTGCCGGGTTCCTGTCCGGGCTGGCCTGGGGCGTCTCCCTGGAGCGCGCCGCGCAGATCGGCTGCATGCTCGCCACCCTGGTCATCGAGACCGTCGGCACCCAGGAGTACCAGCTGCGCCGCGCCCACTTCATGGAGCGCTTCGCGCAGGCCTACGGCGACGAGCCCGCGGCCGAGGTGCGCAAGCACCTGGCCTGA
- the coxB gene encoding cytochrome c oxidase subunit II yields MSPNGSDLPHGLKGVGGTPKPRRPMRRKLLQALTAGLVLATATGCTWEDFPRLGMPTPTSEQAERILSLWQGSWAAALAIGGLVWGLILWSVFFHRRSRTKVEVPPQTRYNMPIEALYTVVPLIIVSVFFYFTARDESELMKLEAKPDVTVNVVGFQWSWCFNYIENVEGSSGDAKTSKELDAIPDRYKEAFPADAGGVNDCGTPSTRNPQTNNPGPTLWLPEGKRVRFVLTSRDVIHSFWVVPFLMKQDVIPGHTNAFEVVPNREGTFLGKCAELCGVDHARMLFNVKVVSPERYEAHLKELAEKGQTGYVPAGIAQTSHEKNRETSKL; encoded by the coding sequence GTGAGTCCCAACGGCTCCGACCTCCCCCACGGCCTGAAGGGCGTGGGTGGTACCCCCAAGCCGCGGCGCCCGATGCGGCGGAAGCTGCTGCAGGCATTGACCGCGGGCCTGGTCCTGGCGACCGCCACCGGTTGCACATGGGAGGACTTCCCTCGCCTTGGTATGCCCACCCCCACCTCAGAACAGGCGGAGCGAATCCTCTCCCTGTGGCAGGGGTCGTGGGCGGCCGCGCTCGCCATCGGCGGGCTCGTGTGGGGCCTGATCCTGTGGAGTGTTTTCTTCCACCGGCGCAGCCGCACCAAGGTCGAGGTACCTCCGCAGACCCGGTACAACATGCCCATCGAGGCGCTGTACACCGTGGTTCCGCTCATCATCGTGTCGGTCTTCTTCTACTTCACCGCCCGGGACGAGTCCGAGCTGATGAAGCTCGAGGCGAAGCCCGACGTGACCGTCAACGTCGTCGGCTTCCAGTGGAGCTGGTGCTTCAACTACATCGAGAACGTCGAGGGTTCCTCGGGCGACGCGAAGACCTCCAAGGAACTCGACGCGATCCCGGACCGCTACAAGGAGGCCTTCCCGGCCGACGCCGGCGGTGTCAACGACTGCGGTACCCCCTCCACGCGGAACCCGCAGACGAACAACCCCGGCCCCACCCTGTGGCTGCCCGAGGGCAAGCGGGTCCGGTTCGTCCTGACCTCGCGGGACGTCATCCACTCCTTCTGGGTGGTGCCGTTCCTGATGAAGCAGGACGTCATCCCGGGCCACACCAACGCCTTCGAGGTCGTCCCCAACCGTGAGGGCACCTTCCTCGGCAAGTGCGCCGAGCTCTGCGGTGTCGACCACGCCCGGATGCTGTTCAACGTGAAGGTCGTCTCCCCCGAGCGCTACGAGGCGCACCTCAAGGAGCTCGCGGAGAAGGGGCAGACCGGTTACGTTCCCGCCGGCATCGCGCAGACGAGCCACGAGAAGAACCGGGAGACGAGCAAGCTGTGA
- a CDS encoding cytochrome c oxidase subunit 3, whose protein sequence is MATATTVDTGHALPSVNRPNLTSVGTIIWLSSELMFFAALFAMYFTLRSVTGPDFWSEKADTLNFPFSATNTTVLVLSSLTCQLGVFAAERGDVKKLRTWFIVTFIMGSVFIGGQVLEYTELVKHYGLTISSDPYGSVFYLTTGFHGLHVLGGLFAFLLVLGRTYAARRFTHDQATAAIVVSYYWHFVDVVWIGLFATIYMIK, encoded by the coding sequence GTGGCGACAGCAACGACAGTAGACACCGGGCACGCGCTCCCGTCGGTCAACCGACCGAACCTCACCAGCGTCGGAACCATCATCTGGCTGAGTTCCGAGCTGATGTTCTTCGCGGCCCTCTTCGCGATGTACTTCACCCTGCGATCGGTGACCGGACCCGACTTCTGGTCGGAGAAGGCCGACACCCTGAACTTCCCGTTCTCGGCGACGAACACCACGGTCCTGGTGCTTTCCTCCCTCACCTGCCAGCTCGGCGTGTTCGCAGCCGAGCGCGGTGACGTGAAGAAGCTCCGGACGTGGTTCATCGTCACGTTCATCATGGGATCGGTCTTCATCGGCGGTCAGGTCCTGGAATACACCGAGTTGGTCAAGCACTACGGTCTGACCATCTCCTCCGACCCGTACGGCTCGGTCTTCTATCTGACCACCGGCTTCCACGGCCTGCACGTTCTGGGCGGCCTGTTCGCCTTCCTGCTGGTCCTCGGCCGGACCTACGCGGCTCGGAGGTTCACTCATGACCAGGCGACGGCGGCCATCGTCGTGTCCTACTACTGGCATTTCGTCGATGTCGTCTGGATCGGCCTCTTCGCCACGATCTACATGATCAAGTAG
- a CDS encoding c-type cytochrome, which yields MKKLSARRRHPLAALVVLLLALACTGGLYAVFAPASKAQADETAQSLAIEEGKKLYAVGCASCHGTGGQGTTDGPSLVGVGAAAVDFQVATGRMPAATSQSAQLPRKKAVYNQAEIDQLAAYIASLGAGPAIPTEEQYGPEGADIAKGGELFRNNCAQCHNFTGQGGALTHGKYAPSLEDVDPKHIYEAMVTGPQNMPSFPDGSLSEQNKKDVIAYVNAVNGKETSSPGGLTLGGLGPVSEGLFAWIFGLGGLIVTAVWVAARTAKARKS from the coding sequence GTGAAAAAGCTCTCCGCACGACGACGCCACCCGTTGGCGGCGCTCGTCGTTCTGCTCCTCGCGCTGGCATGCACCGGGGGGCTGTACGCCGTGTTCGCACCCGCGAGCAAGGCGCAGGCCGACGAAACCGCCCAGTCCCTCGCCATCGAGGAGGGCAAGAAGCTCTACGCCGTCGGCTGCGCCAGCTGCCACGGCACCGGCGGTCAGGGCACCACCGACGGCCCCAGCCTGGTGGGCGTGGGTGCTGCGGCCGTCGACTTCCAGGTGGCCACCGGCCGGATGCCGGCCGCCACCTCGCAGAGCGCGCAGCTCCCGCGAAAGAAGGCCGTCTACAACCAGGCCGAGATCGACCAGCTGGCGGCGTACATCGCCTCCCTGGGCGCCGGCCCGGCCATTCCCACCGAGGAGCAGTACGGCCCCGAGGGCGCCGACATCGCTAAGGGCGGTGAGCTGTTCCGCAACAACTGCGCGCAGTGCCACAACTTCACCGGCCAGGGCGGTGCGCTCACGCACGGCAAGTACGCCCCGAGCCTCGAGGACGTGGACCCCAAGCACATCTACGAGGCCATGGTGACCGGCCCGCAGAACATGCCCTCCTTCCCCGACGGTTCGCTGTCGGAGCAGAACAAGAAGGACGTCATCGCCTACGTGAACGCGGTCAACGGCAAGGAGACCTCGAGCCCCGGCGGTCTGACGCTCGGCGGGCTCGGCCCGGTGTCCGAGGGTCTGTTCGCGTGGATCTTCGGACTCGGCGGGCTGATCGTGACCGCCGTCTGGGTCGCCGCTCGGACCGCAAAGGCCAGGAAGTCATGA
- a CDS encoding ubiquinol-cytochrome c reductase iron-sulfur subunit, protein MSSQETPDEKLPAEQGSAHGAVRVADERNPFADPGLPPHEPRIQDIDERAAKRSERTVALLFTLSMLATVGFIASFVAIPIDKSVYIFPLGQIGAMNFALGTTLGVALFAIGAGAVHWARTLMSDHELTDERHPIAAPPEVREQVMEDFRQGAKESVIGRRKLIRNTMFGALALFPLSGVVLLRDLGPLPEDKLRHTLWAKGKLLINMNTNEPMRPSDIAVGSLTFAKPEGLEEDEHGFMNEIAKAALMLVRIQPDNIKDKQSLEWSHQGILAYSKICTHVGCPISLYEQQTHHALCPCHQSTFDLADGARVIFGPAGHALPQLRIGVNDEGYLEALGDFDEPVGPSFWERG, encoded by the coding sequence ATGAGTAGCCAAGAGACCCCCGACGAGAAGCTGCCCGCAGAGCAGGGCAGCGCGCACGGCGCGGTCCGCGTCGCGGACGAGAGGAACCCGTTCGCCGACCCCGGGCTGCCTCCGCACGAGCCCCGGATCCAGGACATCGACGAGCGGGCCGCCAAGCGGTCCGAGCGTACGGTCGCCCTCCTGTTCACGCTGTCGATGCTGGCCACCGTCGGCTTCATCGCCTCGTTCGTGGCGATCCCGATCGACAAGTCCGTCTACATCTTCCCGCTCGGTCAGATCGGCGCGATGAACTTCGCGCTCGGTACGACCCTCGGTGTCGCCCTGTTCGCCATCGGCGCCGGCGCGGTCCACTGGGCCCGCACGCTGATGTCGGACCACGAGCTCACCGACGAGCGGCACCCGATCGCGGCCCCGCCCGAGGTCCGCGAGCAGGTCATGGAGGACTTCCGTCAGGGCGCCAAGGAGTCGGTGATCGGACGGCGCAAGCTGATCCGCAACACGATGTTCGGCGCGCTCGCCCTGTTCCCGCTCTCCGGAGTGGTGCTGCTGCGTGACCTCGGGCCGCTGCCCGAGGACAAGCTGCGCCACACCCTGTGGGCCAAGGGCAAGCTGCTCATCAACATGAACACGAACGAGCCGATGCGGCCGTCCGACATCGCCGTGGGCTCGCTGACCTTCGCCAAGCCCGAGGGCCTGGAGGAGGACGAGCACGGGTTCATGAACGAGATCGCCAAGGCCGCCCTGATGCTCGTCCGCATCCAGCCGGACAACATCAAGGACAAGCAGTCGCTCGAGTGGTCGCACCAGGGTATTCTGGCGTACTCGAAAATCTGTACCCATGTCGGTTGCCCGATCTCCCTGTACGAGCAGCAGACGCACCACGCCCTGTGCCCCTGCCACCAGTCCACCTTCGACCTCGCCGACGGAGCCCGGGTCATCTTCGGTCCCGCCGGACACGCCCTGCCGCAGCTGCGCATCGGTGTGAACGACGAGGGCTACCTCGAAGCGCTCGGCGACTTCGACGAGCCCGTCGGTCCTTCATTCTGGGAGCGCGGATGA
- a CDS encoding L,D-transpeptidase: MRRDPHHRTVVGRTLLVIALGAGVAGCSAVGDPLSAEPYDAADQISFSGPTAEGGTADPDTPLEVVAEDSDGRITDVTAVDTKGRHMAGELAADGSRWHSTSPLVAGASYTIRVSTESADGAPGRKVLALTTGKPASKSLGVAFGPEAGTYGVGQPLTAELTEPVKDPAQRAVVERGLKVSSTPSAGGAWHWVDDKKLHFRPKDYWPENATVRVRSTLEGVRINDRLRGGRSEPLTIRTGDRLVAVTDVAAHRLTVYKGDKQIRTIPVTAGKPGFETRNGIKVVLGKERTVQMRSSSIGIAEGSAESYDMPVHFAARVTWSGEYVHAAPWSVGSQGYANVSHGCVGMSTGEAEWFYDTVRKGDLITVVNSKGADMEPFGNGFGDWNLDWTDWRAGSALTGGAAAGSAPEETARLRPQPA, from the coding sequence ATGAGACGTGATCCGCACCACCGCACCGTCGTCGGCCGCACACTGCTGGTGATCGCCCTGGGTGCGGGCGTCGCCGGTTGCTCCGCCGTCGGCGACCCGCTGTCCGCCGAGCCCTACGACGCGGCGGACCAGATATCCTTCAGCGGCCCCACCGCCGAGGGCGGGACGGCCGACCCGGACACGCCCCTGGAGGTCGTCGCCGAGGACTCCGACGGACGTATCACCGACGTCACGGCCGTGGACACCAAGGGCCGCCACATGGCGGGCGAACTCGCCGCCGACGGCAGCCGCTGGCACAGCACCTCCCCGCTCGTCGCCGGCGCGAGCTACACGATCCGGGTGAGCACCGAGAGCGCGGACGGGGCGCCCGGCCGCAAGGTCCTCGCCCTCACCACCGGCAAGCCCGCCAGCAAGAGCCTGGGCGTCGCCTTCGGCCCCGAGGCGGGCACCTACGGCGTCGGTCAGCCGCTCACCGCCGAACTGACCGAACCGGTCAAGGACCCCGCGCAGCGCGCCGTCGTGGAGCGCGGCCTGAAGGTGTCCTCCACGCCCTCGGCGGGGGGCGCCTGGCACTGGGTGGACGACAAGAAGCTCCACTTCCGCCCGAAGGACTACTGGCCCGAGAACGCCACCGTCCGGGTGCGCAGCACCCTGGAGGGCGTCAGGATCAACGACCGCCTCCGGGGCGGCCGGAGCGAACCGCTGACGATCAGGACCGGCGACCGCCTCGTGGCCGTCACCGACGTCGCGGCGCACCGGCTGACGGTCTACAAGGGCGACAAGCAGATCAGAACGATCCCCGTCACCGCCGGAAAACCCGGGTTCGAGACACGCAACGGCATCAAGGTGGTCCTCGGCAAGGAGCGCACCGTGCAGATGCGCAGCAGCTCCATCGGCATAGCCGAGGGCTCCGCCGAGTCCTACGACATGCCCGTCCACTTCGCCGCCCGGGTGACCTGGAGCGGCGAGTACGTGCACGCCGCCCCCTGGTCCGTCGGCTCCCAGGGGTACGCCAACGTCAGCCACGGCTGCGTCGGGATGAGCACCGGTGAGGCCGAATGGTTCTACGACACCGTCCGTAAGGGTGACCTGATCACGGTCGTCAACTCGAAGGGCGCCGACATGGAGCCGTTCGGCAACGGCTTCGGCGACTGGAACCTCGACTGGACCGACTGGCGCGCGGGCAGCGCCCTGACGGGCGGCGCCGCGGCGGGCTCCGCCCCGGAGGAGACGGCACGCCTGCGCCCGCAGCCGGCCTGA
- a CDS encoding cysteine desulfurase/sulfurtransferase TusA family protein translates to MAYFDAASAAPLHPVGRQALLAALDEGWADPARLYREGRRARLLLDAAREAAAEAVECRPDELVFTPSGTRAVHAGIEGALAGRRRVGSHLIVSAVEHSSVLHTAEAHEAGSGSVTEVAVDRTGAVDPAAYAKALRPDTALACLQSANHEVGTVQPVAEVAEACRAAGVPLLVDAAQSLGWGPVAGGWSLLTASAHKWGGPPGVGLLVVRKGVRFAPQGPSDERESGRAAGFENIPAVVAAAASLRAVRAEAAAEAARLRDLTERIRTRVPASVPDVEVVGDPQRRLPGIVTFSCLFVDGETVLHELDRAGFSVSSGSSCTSSTLTPSHVLRAMGVLSEGNVRVSLPPGTEAREVERFLTVLPRVVAEVREKLGAPVAAGAAGAAEHTVGGSGVLVVDALGRRCPIPVIELAKVIGDVPVGGTVRVLADDEAARLDIPAWCEMRGQEYLGEEPADHGSAYLVRRLS, encoded by the coding sequence ATGGCCTACTTTGACGCCGCGTCCGCCGCCCCGCTCCATCCCGTCGGCCGCCAGGCCCTGCTGGCAGCACTGGACGAGGGGTGGGCGGATCCCGCACGGCTGTACCGGGAGGGCAGGCGGGCCCGGCTGCTGCTGGACGCGGCGCGCGAGGCGGCCGCCGAGGCGGTGGAATGCCGCCCGGACGAGCTGGTGTTCACCCCGTCCGGCACCCGGGCGGTGCACGCCGGGATCGAGGGGGCGCTGGCCGGGCGGCGACGCGTCGGATCGCACCTGATCGTGTCCGCGGTCGAACACTCGTCGGTCCTCCACACGGCGGAAGCGCACGAGGCCGGAAGCGGTTCGGTCACCGAGGTCGCGGTGGACCGTACCGGTGCCGTGGATCCCGCGGCGTACGCGAAGGCCCTGCGGCCGGACACCGCGCTGGCCTGTCTCCAGTCGGCCAACCACGAGGTGGGGACCGTGCAGCCGGTGGCCGAGGTGGCCGAGGCGTGCCGGGCGGCCGGCGTACCGCTGCTGGTGGACGCGGCCCAGTCGCTGGGGTGGGGGCCGGTGGCGGGTGGCTGGTCGCTGCTCACCGCGAGCGCCCACAAGTGGGGCGGCCCGCCGGGGGTCGGGCTGCTCGTGGTGCGCAAGGGGGTGCGGTTCGCTCCCCAGGGGCCGTCGGACGAGCGGGAGTCGGGGCGGGCGGCCGGGTTCGAGAACATCCCGGCGGTGGTGGCCGCGGCGGCGTCGCTGCGGGCGGTGCGCGCCGAGGCGGCCGCGGAGGCGGCCCGGCTGCGGGATCTGACGGAGCGGATCCGGACGCGGGTGCCGGCCTCGGTGCCGGACGTGGAGGTGGTCGGCGATCCGCAGCGGCGGCTGCCGGGGATCGTCACCTTCTCGTGTCTCTTCGTCGACGGGGAGACGGTGCTGCACGAGCTGGACCGCGCGGGCTTCTCCGTGTCGTCCGGTTCCTCGTGCACGAGCAGCACGCTCACCCCGAGCCATGTGCTGCGGGCGATGGGGGTGCTCAGCGAGGGCAACGTCCGGGTGTCGCTGCCGCCGGGGACGGAGGCCAGGGAGGTCGAGCGGTTCCTGACCGTCCTGCCCCGGGTGGTGGCGGAGGTGCGGGAGAAGCTGGGGGCTCCGGTGGCGGCGGGAGCGGCGGGAGCCGCCGAGCACACCGTCGGGGGGAGCGGTGTCCTGGTGGTGGACGCGCTGGGCCGGCGCTGCCCGATCCCGGTGATCGAGCTGGCCAAGGTCATCGGCGACGTGCCGGTGGGCGGCACGGTCCGGGTCCTCGCGGACGACGAGGCGGCCCGGCTGGACATCCCGGCGTGGTGCGAGATGCGCGGACAGGAGTACCTGGGCGAGGAGCCGGCGGACCACGGCTCGGCCTATCTGGTCCGCCGGCTCTCCTGA
- a CDS encoding cytochrome c oxidase subunit 4: MKIQGKMFMWLSLFLLVVAIVYGVWSKEPAGTTALFLAFGLSIMVGFYLGFTARRVDVGAQDNKEADVADDAGEVGFFSPHSWQPLGLGLGAAVGFLAIAVGWWLMYFALPLILLSILGWVLEYYHGENRTQ; the protein is encoded by the coding sequence GTGAAGATCCAGGGCAAGATGTTCATGTGGCTGAGCCTCTTCCTGCTCGTCGTGGCGATCGTCTACGGTGTGTGGTCGAAGGAGCCGGCCGGCACCACGGCCCTCTTCCTGGCCTTCGGCCTGAGCATCATGGTCGGCTTCTACCTGGGCTTCACCGCCCGGCGGGTCGACGTGGGCGCGCAGGACAACAAGGAGGCGGACGTCGCCGACGACGCCGGCGAGGTCGGGTTCTTCAGCCCGCACAGCTGGCAGCCGCTCGGTCTGGGGCTCGGCGCCGCCGTCGGCTTCCTGGCCATCGCCGTCGGCTGGTGGCTGATGTACTTCGCGCTGCCGCTGATCCTGCTCAGCATCCTGGGCTGGGTCCTCGAGTACTACCACGGTGAGAACCGCACCCAGTAG